The proteins below come from a single Candidatus Poribacteria bacterium genomic window:
- a CDS encoding MFS transporter has protein sequence MEKSRLLFLFLTLFFVMLGFGIIIPNLAYYAKDTGATTTEIAILMSIYSGMQLLFAPIWGRLSDKHGRKPMILLGLLGNAAALVGFGLVKDYVYLLTARGAAGIASAAVLPSVMAYVADITTSEERGRGMGLMGAAMGLGFILGPAIGGVMGSHDIPFFVAGGLSILNFLFALILLPESLQKDIADETAGDPHEWISPGEIFRRTTLKSPLTPLFLVAFFSTFSFAGLEMTFPLFIEDRWNYGEREMGWMFMFMGAIVVPLQGGLLGRLINRLGERRIILIGLLLSAIGMALLLNAYSFVTLTVYLTIAGVGNQLIRPTNASWISKQTQIGQGTAIGIMDAFLSLGRILGPLLGGWLYAKEAYPYVVLAGILVLTTFCLYIPLRRIRETHPTN, from the coding sequence ATGGAAAAATCAAGACTTCTCTTTCTGTTCTTAACCCTATTCTTCGTGATGCTCGGGTTTGGCATCATCATTCCGAATCTCGCTTATTACGCTAAAGATACTGGGGCAACCACCACTGAAATCGCCATATTGATGTCCATCTATTCTGGGATGCAACTGCTGTTCGCGCCGATCTGGGGTAGACTATCGGACAAGCACGGCAGAAAACCGATGATCTTACTTGGATTGCTTGGAAATGCCGCCGCTTTAGTCGGTTTCGGATTGGTAAAAGATTACGTCTATCTTCTCACGGCGCGCGGCGCAGCCGGTATCGCTTCAGCGGCGGTGCTGCCGAGTGTAATGGCTTATGTGGCAGATATAACCACGTCAGAAGAACGTGGCAGAGGGATGGGACTCATGGGGGCGGCGATGGGTCTTGGTTTCATCCTTGGACCTGCGATCGGGGGTGTCATGGGTAGCCATGATATACCCTTCTTTGTTGCAGGCGGTTTGTCTATACTCAACTTCCTCTTTGCGCTTATCCTGTTGCCAGAATCTTTGCAGAAAGACATCGCCGATGAAACAGCCGGAGACCCGCATGAATGGATCTCTCCAGGCGAGATATTCCGTCGGACCACCTTGAAATCCCCACTGACGCCGCTTTTTCTTGTTGCGTTTTTCTCAACCTTCAGCTTCGCAGGATTGGAGATGACGTTTCCACTGTTCATTGAGGACCGTTGGAATTACGGAGAGAGGGAAATGGGGTGGATGTTCATGTTTATGGGAGCGATCGTAGTGCCCCTACAGGGCGGCCTGCTCGGAAGACTCATCAATAGGCTGGGGGAACGCCGTATCATCCTCATCGGGTTACTCCTCAGCGCGATAGGTATGGCACTTTTGCTCAACGCTTATTCTTTCGTGACACTCACGGTGTATCTTACCATTGCTGGCGTTGGCAATCAACTCATCCGTCCAACGAATGCCTCATGGATTTCCAAACAGACCCAGATTGGTCAAGGCACGGCTATCGGTATCATGGACGCCTTCTTAAGTTTGGGGCGCATTCTGGGTCCCCTCCTCGGGGGTTGGCTCTACGCAAAAGAGGCATACCCGTATGTAGTGCTGGCGGGGATTTTGGTTCTTACAACGTTTTGCTTATACATCCCTCTACGACGCATTAGGGAAACGCATCCGACAAATTAG
- a CDS encoding aldo/keto reductase, whose amino-acid sequence MQYRTLGKTGLSVSEIGYGGGRVRPEHNETGLVNMLHYAMDAGLNYLDTAPDYGGGYSETIIGKAIAGRRESCIIATKTEAYDPDGIAKDVEGSLQRLGTDYIDVLQFHGGWFYADDIEIILNRGGLAAYLKLKAEGKVRFIGFSADGPSGGTEQLIATGEFDMMQIHYNLMYQSTCDAFGRRGVIPDAVAQEMGIVLMRSTTSNAFQNLMKHCFPNEMANVDVDSFLLNYSLSNPMVNVALMSLQSVDDVDWTNAVSDNVDGRLDLRAVHGR is encoded by the coding sequence ATGCAGTACCGCACACTTGGTAAAACAGGACTCAGCGTATCAGAAATTGGGTATGGCGGTGGTAGGGTCCGCCCAGAGCACAATGAAACAGGACTCGTCAACATGCTCCATTACGCCATGGATGCTGGGCTTAACTATCTTGATACTGCTCCCGACTATGGGGGTGGCTACAGCGAAACGATTATCGGTAAAGCGATCGCCGGACGGCGGGAGTCATGTATTATCGCAACGAAGACGGAAGCCTATGATCCAGATGGCATCGCTAAAGATGTCGAAGGAAGCCTGCAACGCCTTGGTACTGATTATATTGATGTCCTGCAATTCCACGGTGGATGGTTCTATGCGGACGATATAGAAATAATTCTGAACCGTGGTGGGTTGGCAGCGTATCTCAAGCTGAAGGCGGAAGGGAAGGTCCGATTTATCGGATTTTCGGCAGACGGTCCTTCCGGTGGCACAGAGCAATTGATTGCCACTGGCGAGTTCGACATGATGCAAATCCATTACAATCTAATGTATCAAAGCACCTGCGACGCATTTGGCAGACGCGGGGTCATTCCTGACGCTGTTGCACAAGAGATGGGGATTGTGCTGATGCGCTCTACCACCAGTAATGCGTTCCAAAATCTCATGAAACACTGCTTTCCGAATGAGATGGCGAATGTTGATGTAGATAGTTTCCTGCTCAACTATTCTCTCTCAAACCCGATGGTAAATGTCGCACTCATGAGCCTGCAAAGCGTTGACGATGTAGATTGGACAAACGCCGTCTCCGATAATGTCGATGGACGCTTAGATCTACGAGCGGTTCACGGGCGATAG
- a CDS encoding tetratricopeptide repeat protein, with the protein MIFKDTNENVACNNGAGGYTQRDGNVLTFLTEPQGKIKIRKYTMYILLLIGFFAVWTVNAQEMKSTQIIEDAIRHQNLGLAYLEESQPSKAVEAFTALIKLLPDEAIGYGNLAVAYLRLQQADTAEEWVKRGIAVAPMDSQLHFILSEVYQLQGQSELAVKAMKEAVRLAPDELEFRYKLIRHYLAQRNDPEAQQEAVRHLQELHARSPVNIVVLLKLTQGLLAQEKLEDAENLCQELMLLLGDIDPEKLKYLTQGITAIQQGDLKIATRNIRIFENVQRASPRYQQGIGELVTDILGHPIEMFRPGFKTRITAKKRTPITVDFVDVTEELGLGNVEGVPLRFVDVLLSDYDGDGDLDLYTTLTGMLFQNTGEQFIPVREVQEILEQQALLPHAVALVDLDKDGIQEFLLQTREGITSLHMDADGNWGTSPLVQLQKSVYETGLLLPVDFDHDGDLDLLSGRTSLTMYRNHNHKDNNGNLTFTDVSEQTFIATEASDAFGAQGAPIEAHAADFDDDGDIDIFVIHEETGCTLFDNLRQGKLRAISSETGIPQDVRYTAAATGDYDNDGTFDLFLATAERLHLYRNRGDASFVDAPNLEASALDLPVDLLKNLDYDNDGEVDIWVSGQDGMFLFRNDGGGAFNEPYPLIGSITPTEGALLQDARAGTVGDYDNDGDLDLFFINTEGQLRALQNDGGNQNNWIQVQLEGITAGNNKVNRDGIGSKLEVKVGDLYQLQYVTGQVSHFGLGAYEAADVVRVVWTNGVPQNVVKPHVRQRILEKQVLKGSCPFLYVYDGEAYQFITDLLWRAPLGLVTSMGFVAPDETKDFVKISGAQMQPKSGKYSIQITEELWETAYFDEVKLIAVDHPKDTDIFVNEQYTPPPFAAFKIYGVAEKRFPKSAVDHNGKDVSDALKAFDYRYAVEHTPGPYQGVVEPHAVVLDLGDVPNDAPLTLFLGGWIFPTDTSINVALFQNPAINPSFPSVAVKDKAGEWKTIIDMIGLPAGKNKTITVDVTGKFLSEDRRVRVETDMQIYWDTAFFTVGTQTVPMEVTTLNPDSADLHYRGFSEMYRPNPHAPHLFDYQKVTKAAQWRDLAGFYTRYGDVNPLLQEVDDMYVILNAGDEITVEFEASRLPTLKAGWVRDFILYSDGWDKDGDINTLTSQTVEPLPFHGMSSYPYPDTEHYPNDEAHRRYQREYNTRRVEHRLPPLNDVIE; encoded by the coding sequence ATGATATTTAAGGATACAAACGAAAATGTAGCCTGCAACAACGGCGCAGGCGGATATACGCAAAGGGACGGAAACGTTCTAACGTTCCTGACCGAACCGCAAGGAAAAATTAAAATAAGAAAATACACAATGTATATACTGCTCTTGATAGGGTTTTTTGCCGTTTGGACGGTAAATGCCCAAGAGATGAAAAGCACGCAAATCATCGAGGATGCGATCCGACACCAGAATTTAGGGTTGGCGTATCTCGAAGAATCGCAGCCCTCGAAAGCAGTCGAGGCGTTTACGGCACTTATTAAACTGCTTCCCGATGAAGCGATCGGTTACGGCAACCTCGCTGTCGCATACCTACGTCTACAGCAGGCAGATACCGCTGAAGAATGGGTCAAACGTGGAATCGCTGTCGCACCGATGGACAGTCAATTACACTTCATCTTGTCCGAAGTCTATCAACTCCAAGGACAGAGCGAATTAGCCGTGAAGGCGATGAAGGAAGCCGTGCGGTTGGCACCCGATGAGTTGGAGTTTCGCTATAAACTGATCCGCCATTATCTGGCACAACGCAACGATCCGGAAGCGCAGCAGGAAGCAGTTCGACATCTGCAGGAACTCCACGCACGTTCTCCGGTAAATATCGTTGTGCTGTTGAAATTGACACAAGGACTTTTGGCACAGGAGAAACTTGAAGATGCCGAAAATCTTTGTCAAGAGTTGATGCTCCTTTTAGGCGATATTGACCCAGAAAAACTGAAATATCTCACACAAGGGATAACTGCGATACAACAAGGCGACCTGAAAATCGCTACTCGAAACATCCGAATTTTTGAGAATGTGCAACGGGCGAGCCCACGTTATCAACAGGGCATCGGTGAACTGGTTACCGACATCCTCGGACATCCCATAGAAATGTTTCGTCCAGGATTCAAGACTCGGATTACAGCCAAAAAGAGAACCCCGATTACAGTAGATTTTGTGGATGTTACCGAAGAACTTGGACTCGGTAACGTCGAAGGGGTGCCTTTGCGTTTCGTAGATGTTTTGCTGAGCGACTACGATGGCGATGGCGATTTGGATCTCTATACAACACTCACGGGGATGCTCTTTCAAAATACGGGTGAGCAGTTTATCCCTGTCCGAGAGGTTCAAGAGATACTGGAACAGCAGGCTTTACTACCGCACGCCGTCGCGTTGGTAGATCTGGATAAAGATGGGATACAGGAATTTTTACTCCAAACCCGCGAAGGAATAACGTCCCTTCACATGGATGCAGATGGAAATTGGGGGACATCACCCCTCGTTCAACTGCAGAAGTCGGTATACGAAACAGGTCTGCTGCTGCCTGTTGATTTTGACCATGATGGGGATCTCGACCTTTTGTCGGGACGCACCAGTCTCACGATGTATCGGAATCACAATCACAAAGACAATAATGGAAATTTAACGTTTACCGATGTGAGTGAACAGACCTTTATAGCAACTGAGGCGAGCGACGCTTTTGGCGCGCAAGGTGCCCCTATTGAGGCACACGCTGCTGATTTTGATGACGACGGGGATATAGATATTTTTGTGATACATGAAGAAACCGGATGCACACTTTTTGATAACCTGCGCCAAGGAAAACTCCGAGCGATTTCCAGTGAAACAGGAATCCCACAGGATGTGCGTTATACTGCCGCTGCCACTGGCGATTACGACAACGATGGCACCTTTGACCTCTTTTTGGCGACAGCAGAGCGCCTCCATCTCTATCGTAATAGAGGGGATGCGAGTTTTGTCGACGCACCGAATTTAGAGGCGAGTGCCCTTGACTTGCCGGTTGATTTATTGAAAAATTTGGATTACGATAACGATGGGGAAGTTGATATTTGGGTGAGTGGGCAAGACGGAATGTTCCTGTTTCGGAACGATGGCGGTGGTGCGTTTAATGAACCCTATCCATTGATCGGATCGATCACCCCCACCGAAGGAGCACTTCTCCAAGACGCAAGGGCTGGGACTGTGGGTGATTATGACAATGATGGCGATCTCGATCTCTTTTTCATCAATACCGAGGGACAACTGCGCGCATTGCAAAACGACGGTGGCAATCAAAACAACTGGATACAGGTGCAGTTGGAAGGTATTACTGCAGGAAACAACAAAGTGAATAGAGACGGCATCGGCTCGAAACTGGAGGTGAAGGTCGGGGATCTGTATCAACTACAATATGTAACCGGACAGGTATCCCATTTCGGGTTAGGGGCTTATGAGGCTGCAGATGTCGTTCGCGTCGTTTGGACAAACGGTGTTCCACAAAACGTCGTCAAACCACACGTGAGACAGCGAATTTTGGAAAAACAGGTCCTAAAAGGCTCTTGTCCATTCCTATATGTATACGACGGTGAAGCGTATCAATTCATCACAGACTTGCTCTGGCGTGCGCCGTTGGGACTCGTCACATCCATGGGATTCGTCGCCCCGGATGAAACAAAGGATTTCGTGAAAATATCGGGAGCGCAAATGCAACCGAAGTCCGGCAAATATTCGATTCAGATTACGGAGGAGTTGTGGGAAACCGCCTATTTTGATGAAGTCAAACTGATTGCGGTTGATCATCCAAAAGATACTGATATTTTTGTGAATGAACAGTATACGCCGCCCCCGTTTGCAGCGTTCAAAATCTATGGTGTCGCAGAAAAACGGTTCCCGAAATCCGCTGTTGATCATAACGGTAAAGATGTGTCCGATGCTTTAAAAGCGTTTGATTACCGCTATGCCGTTGAACATACACCCGGTCCCTATCAAGGCGTTGTGGAGCCGCACGCCGTTGTTCTCGATCTCGGTGATGTCCCAAACGACGCACCGCTGACGCTCTTCCTCGGTGGATGGATCTTCCCGACGGATACCAGCATCAATGTTGCCCTGTTCCAGAATCCAGCAATCAACCCCAGTTTCCCGTCGGTTGCTGTGAAAGATAAGGCAGGCGAATGGAAAACCATCATCGATATGATTGGACTCCCCGCAGGGAAAAATAAGACAATCACCGTTGACGTGACGGGTAAATTTCTGTCGGAGGATCGACGCGTTCGAGTTGAAACCGATATGCAGATTTACTGGGATACAGCGTTTTTCACTGTCGGCACACAGACGGTCCCGATGGAAGTGACAACCCTGAACCCAGATAGCGCGGATTTACACTACCGAGGCTTTTCTGAGATGTATCGTCCGAATCCACATGCCCCGCACCTGTTTGATTACCAAAAGGTTACAAAGGCTGCACAATGGCGCGACTTGGCAGGTTTTTACACCCGTTATGGCGATGTTAATCCTCTATTACAGGAAGTTGACGACATGTATGTTATCCTCAATGCAGGGGACGAAATCACAGTGGAATTTGAGGCGTCACGCCTACCGACATTGAAAGCAGGATGGGTGCGCGATTTTATCCTCTACAGCGACGGATGGGATAAAGATGGCGACATCAATACGCTCACATCCCAAACGGTTGAACCCCTACCGTTTCATGGGATGTCCAGCTATCCGTATCCCGATACTGAACACTACCCCAACGATGAAGCGCATCGGCGGTATCAGCGTGAATACAACACACGACGCGTCGAACACCGATTGCCGCCGTTGAATGATGTAATAGAATGA
- the dnaE gene encoding DNA polymerase III subunit alpha, producing MATEFVHLHNHSEYSMLDGACRIEDMIKWAVENGAPAVALTDHGNMFGAWELYSKATKAGVNPIVGCEVYVAPGSRREKKKGQGGPYHLTLLAEDATGYQNLLKLVSLGYTEGFYSRPRVDMEILREYHAGIIALTGCIQGQVPQLLCSNRREEGIQNFKTLMEIMGKDNLYVEVQNHYIDKELEAYPVMAQLAKEFNLPLVATNDCHYLHKSDHEMHDVLLCIQTRRTVKEQNRLRFDNHFYFKSVDEMREALKDYPPEAISNTLEIANRCNLKLDYGESVMPRYEVPEGHTNDSYLKELCYQGLKEKYGGQLSEPIRQRLDYELDTISKTDYSGYFLIVWDYVKYAHKQGYPLSARGSAASSLVLYALDVITFNPMDYDCLFERFLNLERISPPDIDIDFADRAREHVINYLREKYGEDSVGKVATFATLGAKAAIKDVGRALEVPLEDVAKLTELIPTIPGITLDEALEKVPEFQALAERPENKELMDLSRSVEGMKRHVSCHASAIVVSNGPLTNFAPLFKDKHDQVATQFEGKTVEDVGIVKFDSLGLRSLTEIYDCLQMVKANHGKDIKLEDIPFDDKKTYSLISRGLIAGLFQLETSSGMYRVVTQMKPDNFEQFTTIPALYRPGPLESGTMQDFIDRKNRLKPVQYIHPSLESALQNTYGVCVYQEQVMQIARDMAGFTLGEADILRSAMGKKDAALLQAQRDKFIEGAVENGITQQEAENVFTQLEPFAGYAFNKSHTVAYSMLAYRMAYLKAHYPHEFMAAMMTGEAADSLKITRYRAECKKLAEFLEVDINLIPPDVNSSSRAFTVDGNDICFGLVAVKGVGDGAIDAIVDARGQGGSFKSLQDFCERVDTKQVNKRAVESLILSGAFDSLEGHRAQHIDNLDNIMRVAQNAQAERDRGQMSLFGNGEEAPTATVTLTDAPEYDPLERLMREKEQLGFYVSGHPLEEYSDIIESYTSASTQTLIGHRIDSEVDVVGMITEVKNITTRKGDPMAVIGLEDLEGAIEVVIFPDAYKTAGDLGEGRVVWIRGKVNVNQNSRNRRAENGDAEREERQIQADRVIDIESVSEQQTSALEVTIPESDVENVEKLERLKEIVRANKGDLDLILRLISPHYGEVIARCAQKYSVAYTPQVIEQVEGLFGENSVKPSNLTIRGNKSQTSHMDFV from the coding sequence ATGGCAACCGAATTTGTTCATTTACATAATCATAGCGAGTATAGCATGTTGGATGGCGCGTGTCGCATTGAGGACATGATCAAGTGGGCGGTTGAAAATGGCGCACCCGCTGTCGCACTTACGGATCATGGCAACATGTTCGGAGCATGGGAATTATACAGTAAAGCGACAAAGGCAGGGGTCAACCCAATCGTCGGTTGTGAGGTGTACGTCGCACCCGGCAGCCGAAGAGAAAAGAAGAAGGGGCAAGGGGGACCTTATCACCTCACACTACTTGCAGAGGACGCAACCGGTTACCAGAATCTCCTAAAATTAGTATCGCTCGGATATACAGAGGGGTTCTACAGTAGACCCCGTGTTGACATGGAAATCTTGCGTGAATACCACGCTGGAATTATCGCGTTGACAGGATGCATCCAAGGACAAGTGCCGCAACTCCTCTGTTCAAATCGGCGAGAAGAAGGTATCCAAAACTTCAAAACACTGATGGAGATAATGGGGAAAGATAACCTCTACGTTGAGGTGCAGAATCACTATATAGACAAGGAACTTGAAGCATATCCAGTGATGGCTCAGTTGGCGAAAGAGTTCAATCTCCCCCTCGTTGCCACAAATGATTGCCACTATCTCCACAAATCCGACCACGAAATGCACGATGTGCTCCTTTGTATACAGACGAGAAGGACTGTCAAAGAGCAAAATCGGCTGCGGTTCGATAACCATTTCTATTTTAAAAGTGTTGATGAAATGCGGGAGGCACTCAAGGACTACCCACCTGAAGCCATCAGCAACACACTTGAAATCGCGAACCGGTGTAACCTTAAACTCGATTATGGTGAGAGTGTAATGCCGAGGTATGAAGTACCCGAGGGGCATACAAATGACAGTTACCTCAAAGAATTGTGCTACCAAGGCTTGAAAGAAAAATATGGCGGGCAGCTCTCCGAACCTATTCGGCAGAGACTCGATTACGAACTGGATACTATTAGCAAAACTGACTACTCCGGGTATTTTCTCATCGTGTGGGATTACGTTAAATACGCCCACAAACAGGGCTATCCACTTTCCGCCCGCGGCTCTGCTGCGAGTAGCCTCGTGCTTTACGCCCTTGACGTGATTACCTTCAATCCGATGGATTACGACTGTCTCTTTGAGCGGTTTCTAAACCTTGAACGTATCAGCCCCCCAGATATTGATATTGACTTCGCTGACCGTGCGCGTGAGCATGTTATTAATTATCTCAGAGAAAAATACGGTGAAGATTCTGTGGGTAAAGTCGCCACCTTTGCAACATTGGGTGCCAAAGCCGCGATTAAAGATGTCGGTCGGGCCCTTGAAGTCCCTCTCGAAGATGTCGCAAAGTTGACGGAACTGATCCCAACTATCCCTGGGATAACACTTGATGAAGCCTTGGAAAAGGTGCCGGAATTTCAGGCACTCGCGGAACGTCCTGAAAATAAAGAGTTGATGGATCTCAGCAGATCCGTCGAAGGTATGAAACGGCACGTCTCTTGTCACGCCTCCGCAATCGTTGTCTCAAACGGTCCGTTAACGAACTTCGCCCCGCTCTTCAAGGATAAACATGATCAAGTTGCGACACAGTTTGAAGGGAAAACGGTTGAAGATGTCGGTATCGTTAAATTCGATTCACTCGGCCTACGGAGCCTTACCGAGATATACGACTGCCTTCAGATGGTTAAGGCGAACCACGGCAAGGATATCAAGTTAGAGGATATTCCCTTTGATGATAAAAAAACCTATTCACTTATTAGTAGAGGCTTAATTGCTGGCTTGTTTCAACTTGAAACCTCCTCTGGCATGTATCGGGTTGTTACACAGATGAAGCCAGATAACTTTGAGCAGTTCACTACGATTCCGGCACTTTACCGACCGGGTCCCCTTGAAAGCGGGACGATGCAGGATTTCATCGATCGAAAAAATCGGTTGAAGCCGGTGCAATATATCCATCCATCCCTTGAAAGCGCGCTCCAAAACACTTACGGGGTTTGCGTCTATCAGGAACAGGTCATGCAAATCGCACGGGACATGGCGGGCTTTACGCTTGGCGAAGCAGATATACTCCGCTCCGCTATGGGAAAGAAGGACGCCGCACTGCTCCAAGCGCAACGTGATAAATTTATTGAAGGGGCAGTCGAAAACGGTATCACGCAGCAGGAGGCAGAGAACGTATTTACACAGTTGGAGCCTTTTGCTGGCTATGCCTTCAACAAGTCGCACACCGTTGCGTATTCGATGTTAGCATATCGCATGGCATATCTGAAAGCGCACTATCCACACGAATTTATGGCGGCAATGATGACGGGAGAGGCAGCCGATTCATTGAAGATTACCCGATACCGCGCTGAATGTAAGAAACTCGCTGAATTTCTGGAGGTAGACATCAATCTGATTCCACCGGATGTCAACAGTAGCAGCAGAGCGTTCACGGTAGATGGCAACGATATTTGTTTCGGACTTGTTGCCGTCAAAGGGGTCGGGGATGGTGCCATAGATGCAATCGTAGACGCACGAGGACAAGGCGGTTCCTTCAAATCGTTACAGGATTTCTGTGAACGCGTAGATACAAAGCAAGTGAATAAACGCGCTGTGGAAAGCCTAATTCTCAGCGGGGCATTTGATTCACTTGAAGGACACCGTGCGCAGCATATTGACAACTTGGATAATATCATGAGAGTGGCACAAAACGCACAAGCAGAACGGGATCGTGGACAGATGAGCCTCTTTGGCAATGGAGAGGAAGCACCAACAGCAACGGTAACGCTTACCGATGCCCCGGAATATGATCCATTGGAACGCCTGATGCGTGAAAAGGAACAACTTGGGTTCTATGTTTCTGGACACCCACTTGAAGAATATAGCGACATCATTGAGAGTTACACGAGCGCAAGCACCCAAACGCTCATTGGACATCGTATTGATTCCGAAGTCGATGTGGTGGGCATGATAACGGAAGTTAAAAATATCACCACCAGAAAAGGGGATCCGATGGCGGTGATCGGATTAGAGGATTTAGAGGGTGCCATAGAGGTCGTCATTTTCCCAGACGCGTATAAAACAGCGGGGGACCTCGGTGAAGGTAGGGTCGTTTGGATTCGTGGGAAGGTCAATGTCAACCAGAATAGCAGGAATCGGCGGGCTGAAAATGGCGATGCCGAGAGGGAAGAACGCCAAATACAGGCAGATCGGGTCATAGATATTGAATCTGTGAGTGAGCAACAGACCTCTGCGCTTGAGGTGACGATTCCAGAATCCGACGTTGAGAATGTTGAGAAACTGGAAAGGCTGAAAGAAATTGTCCGTGCTAACAAAGGGGATTTGGATCTGATTCTGCGTCTCATCAGTCCTCACTACGGTGAAGTGATCGCACGGTGCGCTCAAAAGTATAGTGTGGCATACACACCACAGGTTATTGAGCAGGTTGAAGGGTTATTTGGCGAAAATAGCGTCAAGCCGAGCAACCTTACGATACGTGGAAACAAAAGCCAGACCTCACATATGGATTTTGTGTAA